One part of the Sulfolobus tengchongensis genome encodes these proteins:
- a CDS encoding TrpB-like pyridoxal phosphate-dependent enzyme, translated as MGKIRIDLPQDEIPTNWYNILPDLPEELPPPIDSTGKSLELLKIVLPSKVLELEFTKERYVKIPEEILERYLQVGRPTPIIRAKRLEEYLGNNIKIYLKMESYTYTGSHKINSALAHVYYAKLDNVNFVTTETGAGQWGSAVALASALFKMKAHVFMVRTSYYAKPYRKYMMQMYGAEVHPSPSDLTDFGRELLAKDPNHPGSLGIAISEAVKYAYEHGGKYVVGSVVNSDIMFKTIAGMEAMKQMESIGEDPDYIIGVVGGGSNYAALAYPFLGEELRRGKVRRKYIASGSSEIPKMTKGVYKYDYPDTAKLLPMLKMYTIGSDFVPPPVYAGGLRYHAVAPTLSLLMSKGIVEARDYSQEESFRWAKLFSELEGYIPAPETSHALPILAEIAEEAKKSGEKKTVLVSFSGHGLLDLGNYASVLFKE; from the coding sequence ATGGGAAAAATAAGGATAGACCTACCCCAAGATGAGATACCAACAAATTGGTATAATATTTTGCCAGATCTTCCGGAAGAACTTCCACCACCGATAGATTCAACTGGAAAATCATTGGAATTGTTGAAAATCGTTTTACCGAGTAAGGTGTTAGAGCTCGAATTCACAAAGGAGAGATACGTTAAGATACCAGAAGAGATTTTAGAAAGATACCTACAAGTCGGGAGGCCAACTCCCATAATCAGAGCTAAAAGATTAGAGGAGTATTTAGGAAATAATATTAAAATATATTTAAAAATGGAGAGTTATACATATACTGGTTCTCATAAGATTAATAGTGCATTAGCGCATGTTTATTATGCTAAGCTAGACAATGTAAACTTCGTTACTACAGAAACTGGAGCGGGTCAATGGGGTTCAGCAGTTGCCTTAGCTTCCGCATTATTTAAGATGAAAGCTCATGTTTTCATGGTAAGAACTAGTTATTATGCAAAACCCTATAGAAAATATATGATGCAGATGTATGGTGCTGAAGTACATCCCTCACCGTCAGACCTTACTGATTTTGGAAGAGAACTGTTAGCTAAAGATCCTAATCATCCTGGCTCCTTAGGTATAGCGATAAGTGAAGCAGTAAAATACGCTTATGAACATGGTGGTAAATACGTAGTAGGAAGTGTGGTAAACTCAGATATAATGTTTAAGACTATTGCAGGAATGGAAGCGATGAAGCAAATGGAATCTATAGGTGAAGATCCAGATTACATTATAGGCGTAGTGGGCGGAGGATCAAACTACGCTGCATTAGCATACCCCTTCTTAGGTGAGGAATTAAGAAGAGGTAAAGTAAGGAGAAAATATATTGCTAGTGGTTCGTCAGAAATTCCTAAAATGACAAAAGGTGTTTATAAATATGATTATCCAGATACTGCAAAATTATTGCCAATGCTAAAGATGTACACAATAGGATCGGATTTTGTGCCACCTCCAGTATATGCAGGTGGATTAAGATATCATGCAGTAGCTCCAACACTCAGTTTACTAATGTCTAAGGGTATAGTAGAGGCTAGAGATTATTCGCAAGAGGAATCATTTAGATGGGCTAAGCTGTTTTCAGAATTAGAAGGATATATACCAGCTCCAGAGACCTCTCATGCCCTACCTATATTGGCTGAAATTGCGGAAGAGGCTAAGAAGTCTGGAGAGAAGAAGACCGTGCTAGTAAGTTTCTCTGGACATGGCTTACTAGATTTAGGAAACTACGCTTCAGTATTATTTAAAGAATAG
- a CDS encoding MFS transporter, whose amino-acid sequence MKKALLIVVGSLLLTISQWYAFFLVSQLSFIILSELIGSIVFMTGFITRAMGSVFFGHIGDRINRKTALILTGIILIISSILLTFFPNTVSLLVSRLLQGFSLGGEWGGASTIIVEMYSSYKFRGFIASFIQLAVPIAVILSSSTIILIPIDKWNYSFIIIIILSMISLILVKDMDSELVVPSRSKLPLLEAIRDDWKNILKAIGIKVTESAIFYIFTSFIFAESSLTRSIASIVLLSISLQLFFLPFFGYLSDIIGRKMVVVVGLIIAVLGIFSFFFSVALGEILFSISDSALYAPQSSIFTEIFDKKYRVTASNLSYQIASVLGGALAPLLIRETNSQLVIIVYICITLICVLLIKETKGASV is encoded by the coding sequence GTGAAAAAAGCTTTACTAATAGTAGTAGGAAGTTTACTACTAACTATCTCCCAATGGTATGCATTCTTTTTGGTTTCACAGCTTTCATTTATTATATTAAGTGAGCTTATTGGGTCGATAGTTTTCATGACTGGTTTTATAACTAGGGCTATGGGGAGTGTATTTTTTGGTCATATAGGAGATAGGATAAACAGAAAAACTGCTCTCATTCTAACGGGCATCATCCTAATTATCTCATCTATTCTCCTTACATTTTTTCCAAATACGGTGTCATTATTAGTTTCAAGGTTATTGCAGGGATTTAGTTTAGGTGGAGAATGGGGAGGAGCTAGTACAATTATTGTTGAAATGTATTCTAGCTATAAATTTAGGGGGTTTATTGCGAGTTTCATTCAGTTAGCAGTTCCAATTGCGGTGATCTTATCGTCGTCTACAATTATTCTAATTCCAATTGATAAATGGAATTACTCCTTTATTATCATTATAATATTATCTATGATTTCTCTTATTCTAGTTAAGGACATGGATTCTGAGCTGGTAGTACCATCAAGAAGTAAATTACCTCTCTTAGAGGCAATAAGAGATGACTGGAAAAATATCTTAAAGGCAATAGGAATAAAGGTTACAGAAAGTGCTATTTTTTACATATTCACGTCATTCATTTTTGCAGAATCTAGCCTAACTAGGAGTATAGCATCAATAGTTTTACTATCAATATCTCTACAATTGTTCTTTCTACCATTTTTTGGTTATTTAAGTGATATAATAGGAAGAAAAATGGTGGTAGTTGTGGGATTAATAATTGCAGTTTTAGGAATTTTCTCATTTTTCTTCTCAGTTGCTTTAGGGGAAATCTTATTTTCAATTTCAGATTCTGCACTATATGCTCCTCAATCCTCTATATTTACTGAAATATTTGATAAGAAATATAGGGTAACTGCTTCCAATTTATCTTATCAGATTGCAAGTGTGTTGGGAGGTGCTCTTGCACCTCTTCTTATTAGAGAAACCAATTCTCAACTAGTTATAATAGTTTATATATGTATAACTCTTATATGCGTACTTCTAATAAAGGAGACTAAAGGTGCAAGTGTTTAA
- a CDS encoding arginine deiminase family protein — MRAYANAEWNKLREIAMHKPGLEVMFGLLDSSSFLYARQFKWNKARKEHDTLRRTLKEERIVIYRLKQTLIKKIKYDKKFKDKVVDKVKVGSDDPEFLVELLILRPLLKYKERERGLHLEVTLIDPLSNLYFMRDQQITTHKGVIIGKMFTHQREKEIEVIKLFWEALGIEYNEIKTGKLEGGDFYPMGDFVLVGIGNRSDINGVKELSQLLDGKEIGVVYETKNEFFHLDTFFNVASSASVVGVEELMKESKVEVYYDNKLVNITTLYDYIMKEKGFNLISVNIKEASKYATNFLTIDDGKIISPKNPANKKFEKEGLDVIEVKVSNLTGGAGGIHCMTAIIRRD; from the coding sequence ATGAGAGCTTATGCTAATGCGGAATGGAATAAGCTAAGAGAGATAGCAATGCATAAGCCAGGATTAGAAGTAATGTTTGGACTCCTAGATTCTTCTTCATTTCTCTATGCTAGACAATTCAAATGGAATAAAGCTAGAAAAGAGCATGATACACTTAGAAGAACATTAAAAGAGGAGAGGATAGTAATATATAGGCTTAAGCAAACTCTCATAAAAAAGATAAAATACGATAAAAAATTTAAAGATAAAGTAGTGGATAAGGTTAAAGTCGGAAGTGATGATCCAGAGTTCCTAGTAGAATTGCTAATCTTAAGACCTTTACTTAAATATAAGGAGAGAGAAAGGGGTCTTCATTTAGAGGTGACACTTATCGACCCTTTATCTAATTTGTACTTTATGAGGGATCAACAGATAACTACCCATAAAGGAGTTATCATAGGAAAGATGTTTACTCATCAAAGAGAAAAGGAGATAGAGGTCATTAAGTTATTTTGGGAGGCATTAGGTATAGAATATAATGAGATAAAAACAGGAAAATTGGAAGGTGGAGATTTTTACCCCATGGGAGATTTTGTTTTGGTTGGAATTGGAAATAGAAGTGATATTAATGGTGTAAAGGAGTTGTCCCAATTGCTAGACGGAAAAGAGATTGGTGTGGTTTATGAGACTAAGAACGAGTTCTTTCATTTAGATACGTTCTTTAACGTAGCATCTTCTGCTTCAGTAGTTGGTGTAGAAGAATTAATGAAAGAAAGTAAAGTTGAAGTATATTATGATAATAAACTAGTAAATATAACTACATTATATGATTATATAATGAAAGAGAAGGGCTTCAATTTGATTAGTGTAAATATAAAAGAAGCAAGTAAATATGCCACTAATTTTCTTACAATTGATGATGGGAAGATAATTTCGCCTAAAAATCCTGCAAATAAAAAATTTGAAAAGGAAGGCCTAGATGTGATAGAAGTTAAGGTTTCAAACCTAACTGGGGGAGCTGGGGGTATTCATTGCATGACCGCAATTATACGAAGAGATTAA
- a CDS encoding SRPBCC family protein, translated as MIEFTIEKSFTLPEEVVWTIVRDVNSIPKYWRGVRELDVKEVSKNIYEGKIRFAFPSNGRVRITVDENEKSLTFEYLDGPIRGYNKVKVFKGKIISEWRVRMSGLLRLSENWNKNHFMQGTEHALERILNDAIRTVDNT; from the coding sequence ATGATAGAATTTACCATAGAGAAGAGTTTTACACTCCCAGAAGAGGTGGTTTGGACAATTGTAAGAGATGTAAATTCGATCCCAAAGTACTGGAGGGGAGTTAGAGAGTTAGACGTGAAAGAAGTAAGCAAAAATATATATGAAGGTAAAATCAGATTCGCATTCCCCTCGAATGGTAGAGTAAGAATAACTGTTGACGAGAACGAGAAATCCCTAACTTTTGAATACTTAGATGGACCAATAAGGGGATATAATAAGGTTAAGGTTTTTAAAGGAAAAATTATCTCTGAATGGAGAGTCAGGATGAGTGGTCTCCTAAGGCTATCTGAAAATTGGAATAAGAATCATTTTATGCAGGGTACTGAACATGCACTAGAGAGGATATTAAATGACGCAATAAGGACTGTAGATAACACTTGA
- a CDS encoding PQQ-binding-like beta-propeller repeat protein, producing the protein MIRYRIVGVILILTIIMLSMLIINTLDKVNIVTRTVTQNVQKNSVNINDSLPTSTSLTLSNTSVKTLALPNNSFAKPYVIQSIPESTFKYYRNTVMFEEDPMHIYFVPVKSGYFILNVTGAIIVPPSIYGDLIIVTTSGPMDLTTRTLMYDIGCIYAVNLSNGNVVWSEEFQNQIMTQPIIINGILIVGLGNNQFINCTVRGTGENAIEAINISNGRILWNFTTLGEDMPTPVYYNGMIIEANGNGEVFALNISNGELVWSDNIQSYVSMSSPVLANNVIYFGSAHPYVFWAINAQNGKILWYDNLSEVFNNSALGGLDDSSPAYSNGIVVTSFTIHLNSNFSMYEILIAMNSSNGKILWTLNEGNAPIPPNLESPPPVIYRGIVFHDSPVGILYAVNLTNGKILWTFKTGPTLSNVDIVRNLILIQNSHGTLYILNLKGELIKQIITPVQPGPGNIIVTLNSIILVGINGVIDTIPLQSIFE; encoded by the coding sequence ATGATTAGATATCGAATAGTTGGAGTAATTTTAATACTTACAATTATAATGTTATCAATGCTTATCATAAACACCCTAGATAAGGTTAACATAGTAACCAGAACAGTAACACAGAACGTTCAGAAAAACAGCGTAAATATAAACGATAGCCTTCCCACTTCTACGTCTCTCACATTATCTAATACTTCTGTAAAAACATTAGCTTTACCCAATAATTCTTTCGCCAAACCGTATGTCATTCAATCTATACCAGAATCCACGTTCAAATATTACAGAAACACTGTAATGTTCGAAGAAGACCCAATGCATATATATTTTGTGCCAGTCAAGAGTGGATATTTCATATTGAATGTTACTGGAGCGATAATAGTCCCGCCTTCGATATATGGCGATTTGATTATTGTGACCACATCTGGACCAATGGATCTTACAACTAGAACATTAATGTATGATATTGGATGTATTTACGCAGTAAATCTGAGTAATGGAAACGTGGTATGGTCTGAGGAATTTCAAAATCAGATCATGACACAGCCAATTATAATTAACGGTATTTTAATTGTAGGTCTAGGTAATAATCAATTTATTAACTGTACAGTAAGAGGTACCGGTGAAAATGCAATAGAAGCCATTAATATAAGTAATGGAAGGATACTTTGGAACTTCACTACTCTAGGAGAAGATATGCCAACGCCAGTATATTATAATGGAATGATAATAGAAGCTAACGGTAATGGAGAAGTGTTTGCACTAAATATCTCAAATGGAGAACTAGTATGGAGTGATAATATACAATCATACGTCAGTATGAGTTCTCCAGTACTAGCTAATAACGTAATTTACTTTGGTTCAGCACATCCCTATGTATTCTGGGCAATAAATGCACAAAATGGCAAGATTTTATGGTATGATAATCTATCGGAAGTTTTCAATAATAGTGCATTAGGAGGACTTGATGACTCATCTCCCGCATATTCTAATGGAATTGTAGTGACCTCATTCACAATACATCTTAATAGCAATTTCTCGATGTATGAAATTCTAATAGCTATGAACTCAAGCAATGGGAAAATATTGTGGACCTTAAATGAAGGAAACGCACCAATACCTCCAAATTTAGAATCTCCACCACCAGTAATCTACAGAGGAATTGTATTCCACGACTCGCCAGTAGGGATCTTATATGCGGTTAATCTCACTAACGGAAAAATCCTATGGACATTCAAAACTGGACCAACTCTTAGTAATGTAGATATTGTAAGAAACTTAATTCTGATCCAGAATTCTCATGGAACATTGTACATACTTAATCTCAAAGGTGAGTTAATTAAGCAGATAATAACACCAGTACAACCTGGTCCCGGTAATATTATAGTGACTCTTAACTCCATAATTCTAGTAGGAATAAATGGGGTAATTGATACAATACCGTTACAGTCAATATTCGAGTGA
- a CDS encoding TldD/PmbA family protein, with amino-acid sequence MDDVERIYNVYKYPYVEVRKSSISTFSMYFLNGRLMGSFKFKDEGYAVRYYKDGLLYFISSSNPDDLVNPKEYKIEGWESNFDNSEPKDGTYEVKEGKPFDLMSIDEKINYFKNLYETVKGYNSLSSISFFYNESIEEKEIIVNGSHIRGRVPRLYVGMNLVIRENNRTATAFYELGGSGGLEVLDRMNLSEFLADKIRSVTQVLSKGKSYGEKVTDVILSNMLTGIMAHESVGHPFEADRILGREFAQAGLSYLAEMKEGKIGSDVVNVIDDPTIPGSGGYYTIDDEGVEARPKYLIKDGKINEFLHNRFSAGKFNVKSNGSARAANFDREPLVRMSNTFFKPGNMSFEELLEDVKEGVYIKSYMEWNIDDLRLGQRYVGLEAYEIKNGEIGDPVLFPVFQGKTPDLLKAVDAVDNSLVFYPGTCGKGDPDQGIPVWLGGPNMRLRNVRIKVMGNE; translated from the coding sequence ATGGACGATGTAGAGCGTATTTATAACGTCTACAAATATCCCTATGTAGAGGTTCGGAAAAGTTCAATTTCTACCTTTAGTATGTACTTTCTTAATGGTAGATTAATGGGTTCATTTAAATTTAAGGATGAAGGATATGCAGTAAGATATTATAAAGATGGCTTATTATATTTCATATCATCTAGTAACCCTGATGATTTAGTTAATCCTAAAGAATATAAGATAGAAGGTTGGGAGAGTAATTTTGACAATTCTGAACCTAAGGATGGAACTTATGAGGTAAAGGAAGGTAAACCATTTGACTTGATGTCAATCGATGAAAAGATTAATTATTTTAAAAATCTGTACGAAACTGTAAAAGGTTATAATTCACTTTCGAGCATTTCTTTCTTCTATAACGAAAGTATAGAAGAAAAGGAAATAATAGTTAATGGTTCGCATATAAGGGGGAGAGTACCTAGGCTTTATGTAGGGATGAATCTTGTAATTAGGGAAAATAATAGGACAGCGACTGCTTTTTATGAGCTCGGGGGTAGCGGAGGCTTAGAAGTTTTAGATAGAATGAACTTAAGTGAATTCTTAGCAGATAAGATTAGGTCTGTAACTCAAGTCTTATCTAAAGGTAAGAGTTATGGTGAAAAGGTTACTGATGTTATTCTAAGTAATATGCTAACTGGTATAATGGCCCATGAATCAGTTGGTCATCCATTTGAAGCTGATAGAATATTAGGCAGAGAATTCGCACAGGCTGGTTTAAGTTATTTGGCTGAGATGAAGGAGGGCAAGATAGGTAGTGATGTAGTTAATGTTATAGACGATCCCACAATCCCAGGTAGTGGCGGTTATTATACTATAGATGATGAAGGTGTTGAAGCTAGGCCTAAGTATTTAATCAAGGATGGTAAGATTAACGAATTCCTTCATAATAGATTTAGTGCGGGTAAATTTAATGTTAAGAGTAATGGTTCAGCTAGAGCAGCTAATTTCGATAGGGAACCCTTAGTTAGAATGTCAAATACCTTCTTTAAGCCTGGTAATATGTCATTTGAGGAACTATTGGAGGATGTAAAGGAAGGTGTGTATATAAAGAGTTATATGGAGTGGAATATTGATGATTTGAGATTAGGGCAACGATATGTTGGTTTAGAGGCATATGAGATAAAGAATGGTGAAATAGGCGATCCAGTTCTATTCCCAGTTTTTCAAGGTAAGACTCCGGATTTATTGAAAGCTGTAGATGCCGTAGATAATAGTCTTGTTTTTTATCCGGGAACCTGTGGTAAGGGGGACCCAGATCAAGGTATACCAGTTTGGCTTGGGGGACCTAACATGAGATTAAGAAATGTGAGGATTAAGGTGATGGGAAATGAATGA
- a CDS encoding TldD/PmbA family protein, producing MNEEIVKYVEEIKGEEVGLLRVRTRSIVIKIVESKIATIQRMNNEYYFLALKKGNLGFIGRISNLKEKPNLVPMDFYPIMTENEREYKLIRNTNVSSLFDDLSPLLSLIESEYPLYGIISVDDIERALVTSKGFNGLESNQSISGYFRAKNKEYSGQWAFSSTNFSPSLVKDSIKKANELASITGKYEIAEGKYNVVLSPLVMGNLMESVARMASGFAIMSGMSMLKPGEKVGSEKFTLMDTPKEDRPNSWGFDDEGTFTYNKPIIEEGVFVTPLLNNELSSVFKSSTTGNAGWIYPSAWNLEVKEGNVGYESLLSGNVVFINNVWYTRFQNYAEGDFSTVARDATVVYKDGKPVGIAGRVRIADNLKRILQNIMELSKERYSVRWWDAPMQGVYPYALIKDVRLSIA from the coding sequence ATGAATGAAGAGATTGTAAAATACGTCGAGGAAATTAAAGGAGAAGAAGTTGGTCTATTAAGAGTCAGAACTAGAAGTATAGTAATAAAAATTGTGGAAAGCAAGATAGCAACAATACAGAGGATGAATAATGAATATTACTTTTTAGCATTGAAGAAAGGAAATCTTGGATTTATAGGAAGGATAAGTAACTTAAAAGAGAAGCCGAATTTAGTCCCAATGGATTTCTATCCAATAATGACTGAAAATGAGAGGGAATACAAGTTAATAAGAAACACTAACGTGTCTTCACTATTTGATGATCTATCTCCACTTTTATCCCTTATTGAATCTGAGTATCCACTTTATGGTATAATATCTGTTGATGATATCGAGAGAGCTCTAGTTACATCTAAAGGGTTTAACGGTTTAGAAAGTAATCAAAGTATTAGCGGGTACTTCAGAGCCAAAAATAAGGAATACAGTGGACAGTGGGCCTTTTCTTCAACAAACTTTTCTCCATCATTAGTTAAAGATAGCATAAAAAAGGCCAACGAGTTAGCGTCTATTACGGGGAAATATGAGATCGCAGAAGGTAAATATAATGTAGTTCTCTCACCATTAGTTATGGGAAATCTAATGGAAAGTGTAGCCAGAATGGCCTCAGGATTTGCAATAATGTCTGGGATGTCTATGTTAAAACCTGGAGAAAAGGTCGGATCAGAGAAGTTTACGTTAATGGACACTCCTAAAGAAGATAGACCTAATTCATGGGGATTCGATGATGAGGGAACATTCACCTATAATAAGCCAATAATAGAGGAAGGAGTATTCGTTACTCCGTTACTAAATAATGAACTGTCTTCAGTCTTTAAGTCGTCTACCACTGGAAATGCTGGGTGGATATATCCTTCAGCTTGGAATTTAGAAGTTAAGGAAGGAAATGTAGGTTATGAATCATTACTCTCTGGAAACGTTGTTTTCATTAATAATGTGTGGTATACTAGATTTCAGAATTACGCTGAAGGAGATTTTTCAACAGTTGCCAGGGATGCTACAGTGGTTTATAAAGATGGTAAACCTGTCGGAATAGCAGGGAGAGTGAGGATAGCTGATAATTTAAAAAGGATTTTACAAAATATAATGGAGTTGTCTAAAGAAAGATACTCTGTAAGATGGTGGGACGCACCTATGCAAGGAGTTTATCCATACGCTCTAATTAAAGACGTTAGGCTTAGTATTGCGTAG